One window from the genome of Elusimicrobiota bacterium encodes:
- a CDS encoding efflux RND transporter periplasmic adaptor subunit, giving the protein MKKAIIIIVAVLLVISGFLYFKGKKKKVNQMEINPEIGTIAVEFRLDASVEPRNRLEIKPQVSGRIEDVLVVEGQRVKKGEIIAWMSSTDRAALLDLARAKGEDEVKKWEDTYKPTPIIAPIDGFIILRNKEPGQTVSMSDVILVMADELIISANVDETDLKNIYLGQNVAISLDAYPDKNFTGKVEHIAYESTVVSNVTSYEVKIRPVRPPANFRAGMSATIQVIAQKKNDVLLLPIDAVIDKRGKKFVKVKTENKKDGELKEVETGINNGKQIEIISGIEESDTILLPQTESKGGSNTRRTGGMPGMPH; this is encoded by the coding sequence ATGAAAAAAGCGATAATTATTATTGTTGCAGTATTACTTGTAATTTCCGGTTTCCTATACTTTAAAGGAAAAAAGAAAAAAGTAAACCAAATGGAAATAAATCCGGAAATTGGGACAATTGCTGTTGAATTCCGCCTGGATGCTTCTGTTGAACCCAGGAACAGGCTGGAAATAAAACCGCAGGTGTCCGGCCGCATAGAGGATGTGCTGGTAGTTGAGGGACAGAGAGTAAAAAAGGGCGAAATTATTGCCTGGATGAGCTCAACTGACAGGGCAGCCTTGTTGGACCTGGCCAGGGCAAAAGGCGAAGATGAGGTAAAAAAATGGGAAGATACTTACAAGCCCACGCCCATAATTGCTCCGATAGATGGTTTTATTATATTGAGGAATAAAGAACCCGGGCAAACCGTTTCAATGAGCGATGTAATACTGGTAATGGCAGATGAACTTATTATTTCGGCTAATGTTGATGAAACTGATTTAAAAAATATTTATTTAGGCCAGAACGTTGCAATATCTCTGGATGCTTATCCGGATAAAAATTTTACCGGCAAGGTTGAACATATAGCTTATGAATCAACGGTAGTCAGCAACGTTACTAGTTATGAAGTAAAAATACGCCCGGTGAGGCCGCCGGCAAATTTCCGGGCCGGTATGTCCGCAACAATTCAGGTCATTGCGCAAAAAAAGAATGATGTCCTGCTTTTGCCTATTGATGCAGTAATAGACAAGCGAGGCAAAAAGTTTGTTAAGGTTAAGACAGAAAACAAAAAAGACGGCGAGCTGAAAGAAGTTGAAACCGGAATAAATAACGGTAAACAGATAGAAATAATTTCGGGAATAGAAGAAAGCGACACGATATTACTCCCGCAGACGGAATCGAAGGGCGGCAGCAATACAAGAAGGACGGGCGGAATGCCGGGCATGCCGCATTAA
- a CDS encoding ABC transporter permease: protein MKIIELKNITKTYQLGSISVSALNGVSLDIHKGEFVAIMGASGSGKSTLLHILGLLDKPTEGSFSLAGKEVSKLSDDELAAFRNKFLGFIFQSFNLLSRVSAKENVELPLVYSSSRDKSKNKFGNSEELLKKVGLGDRINHKPNELSGGQQQRVAIARSLINNPLLILADEPTGNLDTKSAAEIIGFLKELNDSGITIVMVTHEPDLAQAANRIIKLQDGNIIADERKGTQSIVKDGTDNYEAYHVHKAINYMRVKDYFYQAARALFSNKTRSALSILGVLIGVTCLIAMLALGRGAQESVKQRISSLGSNILMVRIETQRGGVSLGSGSPTRFTIKDSQEIKGLPDISKVAAYCNGNAQIVYQNKNTNASITGTTVDYVDIKNSAPTSGRFFTEQETTSRTKVAVIGQTVRTALFGDQNPIGEFIKIKGIDFFVIGILPVKGTSGWRDMDNQIIVPLNTAMYRLFGKEYVDNMEVQVSDASLMDRAQERIKKLLIVLPLMKLYNQLMQKNKFKHIIILVLGWFFLVIGVAGLVLPILQGILVMAIGLFLLSRESGYIKEKLHIINVKVQNRFPEIHAEFHKVRTKAEEFVNKILGNK from the coding sequence ATGAAAATCATTGAACTTAAAAACATAACCAAAACCTATCAGCTCGGAAGCATAAGCGTTTCTGCGTTAAACGGCGTATCGCTTGATATACATAAAGGCGAATTCGTCGCGATAATGGGCGCTTCCGGCAGCGGCAAATCCACATTGCTTCATATCCTGGGGCTTTTAGACAAACCCACAGAAGGAAGTTTCAGCCTCGCCGGTAAAGAGGTCTCAAAACTATCTGATGACGAGCTCGCTGCTTTCCGCAACAAATTTCTTGGGTTTATTTTCCAAAGTTTTAACCTGCTTTCCAGGGTCTCGGCAAAAGAAAATGTTGAACTGCCGCTGGTTTATTCCAGTAGCCGCGACAAATCAAAAAATAAATTTGGTAATTCAGAAGAACTTCTCAAAAAAGTAGGCCTGGGAGATAGAATTAACCATAAACCAAATGAATTATCCGGCGGGCAGCAGCAGAGAGTGGCAATTGCGCGCTCGCTGATAAACAATCCATTACTAATATTGGCGGATGAACCCACAGGCAACCTGGATACAAAATCTGCGGCCGAAATTATCGGTTTTTTAAAAGAATTGAACGATTCCGGGATTACCATTGTAATGGTTACACACGAGCCGGACCTGGCGCAGGCGGCCAACAGAATAATAAAGCTTCAGGATGGAAATATAATAGCTGACGAAAGAAAGGGCACCCAGTCAATAGTAAAAGACGGGACTGATAATTACGAAGCGTACCATGTTCATAAAGCAATAAATTATATGAGGGTGAAAGATTATTTTTATCAGGCAGCCCGCGCGCTTTTTTCCAATAAAACCCGCTCGGCACTTTCAATACTCGGTGTTTTAATCGGAGTAACCTGCCTTATTGCCATGCTCGCATTAGGAAGAGGCGCGCAGGAAAGCGTAAAACAAAGGATTTCCAGTTTAGGTTCAAATATTTTAATGGTAAGAATTGAAACACAAAGGGGCGGTGTTTCGCTTGGTTCAGGTTCTCCTACAAGATTTACAATAAAGGACAGCCAGGAAATTAAAGGGTTGCCGGACATTTCAAAAGTTGCTGCTTACTGTAACGGCAATGCCCAGATTGTTTACCAGAACAAAAATACCAATGCCAGCATAACGGGTACAACAGTGGATTATGTTGATATTAAAAATTCTGCCCCCACTTCCGGAAGATTTTTTACCGAGCAAGAAACCACATCCCGTACGAAAGTTGCCGTTATCGGCCAAACTGTAAGAACTGCACTGTTCGGAGACCAAAACCCTATAGGCGAATTCATAAAAATAAAGGGAATTGATTTTTTTGTTATTGGAATACTTCCCGTGAAAGGTACTTCCGGCTGGCGCGACATGGATAACCAGATAATTGTTCCGCTCAATACGGCTATGTATCGTTTATTTGGAAAAGAATATGTCGATAATATGGAAGTCCAGGTTTCAGATGCTTCTTTAATGGACCGGGCCCAGGAAAGGATCAAAAAACTTCTTATTGTTTTACCGCTAATGAAATTGTATAATCAGCTCATGCAAAAAAATAAATTCAAGCATATTATTATACTTGTATTGGGTTGGTTTTTTCTTGTTATAGGGGTAGCCGGGCTGGTGCTTCCTATACTACAGGGGATTCTGGTTATGGCGATAGGGTTATTTTTGCTTTCGCGGGAATCTGGCTATATAAAGGAAAAACTTCATATAATCAACGTAAAAGTACAAAACCGGTTCCCTGAGATTCATGCTGAATTTCATAAAGTCAGGACAAAAGCGGAAGAATTTGTAAATAAGATATTAGGAAATAAATAG
- a CDS encoding radical SAM protein — MFLDDILDYQGTVIRPPSEADSLILQITLGCTDNSCIFCPAYKDKKFKIKDFALIEKDIRRASKVMPETRRIFLADGDAIAIEMEVLVKILDLLNEHFPKLSRVAIYGSIKSLENKSVADLVELKNKKLGIVYLGFETGDEEVYRMIKKYGSPIGNVDTCMKVKEAGIKTNVTVILGLGGKKYTKQHATNTAKILNQAQPDQIAALTLMITPGTLLHSMLKRKEFEELDNFEFLEELKTLIENLEDFKGLFFSNHASNYYPISARFPRDKKYILETLDKVIKKRDNKALKPEFSRGL; from the coding sequence GTGTTTTTAGATGACATTTTAGATTATCAAGGCACTGTTATCAGGCCTCCGAGCGAAGCTGATTCTTTAATTCTACAAATTACACTTGGATGTACCGACAATTCCTGTATTTTCTGCCCTGCCTACAAAGACAAAAAGTTTAAAATAAAGGATTTCGCGCTGATAGAAAAAGATATTAGGCGCGCGTCAAAGGTAATGCCTGAGACAAGGAGGATTTTCCTTGCTGACGGCGATGCAATAGCAATTGAAATGGAAGTGTTGGTTAAAATACTTGATTTATTAAATGAACATTTCCCCAAACTTTCACGTGTTGCTATTTATGGCTCAATAAAAAGCCTGGAAAACAAATCCGTAGCAGATTTGGTTGAACTTAAAAACAAAAAACTTGGTATTGTTTATTTAGGTTTTGAAACAGGTGATGAAGAAGTGTATAGAATGATAAAAAAATACGGTTCCCCTATTGGTAATGTTGATACCTGCATGAAAGTAAAAGAAGCAGGAATAAAAACAAATGTAACGGTTATCTTAGGGCTTGGTGGAAAGAAATACACAAAACAGCACGCAACTAATACTGCAAAAATCTTAAATCAGGCACAACCGGACCAGATTGCAGCGCTTACGCTGATGATCACGCCGGGTACGCTGCTTCATAGTATGCTGAAACGCAAGGAATTTGAAGAGTTGGATAATTTTGAGTTTCTTGAAGAATTAAAAACGTTGATTGAAAACCTGGAAGATTTCAAAGGTCTCTTTTTTTCAAACCATGCGTCAAATTATTACCCTATAAGCGCCCGCTTTCCCAGGGATAAAAAATATATTTTGGAAACACTTGATAAAGTAATAAAAAAGAGGGATAATAAGGCTCTTAAACCGGAATTCAGCCGAGGCCTGTAA
- a CDS encoding APC family permease: MVKKFKKILLGNSRDISDKQLFHKLSLIAFFAWVGLGADGLSSSCYGPEEAFRALGTHTNLGILIAIASAITVIIIGMSYSQIIELFPSGGGGYLVASRLLSPAAGMVSGCALLIDYVLTIAVSVSSGASALFSFFPPGWYPFRVYFAALMILFLIILNLRGVKESVLFLTPIFVVFIATHLFVIIYAIMMHSFDIGTTVSTTVVDFKSTTASIGYLGVFFLLIRAYSMGAGTYTGIEAVSNGMSVLREPKVKTAKRTMNYMMISLSLTVMGLMTAYVLYKVVHVPGKTLNAVLFENIIAGWNVNVGKTFLLTIIVSETALLFVAAQTGFLGGPRVLANMALDRWFPTRFSMLSDRFVTQNGILLMGGAALLMLIVSRGSIAFLIILYSINVFITFFLSQLGMVRHWWQVRAEYDKWKKKLLINGIGLLLTSFILVSMIIIKFGEGGWITLFITLALVLLAIAIRRHYINTLKLLKRLNDLVQVASISPSEKSSEPKKTIEFNPKEKTAVLFVNGFNGLGLHTLFNVFRLFGAIYKNYVFVYVGTIDAGNFNSREQIDKFKENIKEEIDKYVQFVKKNGYYSEAVTVIGTDVVNESDGIASQVLERFPNSVFFGGQLVFPKETFFSKLLHNYTVFAIQRILYSKGIPFIILPIRVY, encoded by the coding sequence ATGGTTAAAAAATTCAAAAAAATACTATTAGGTAATTCGAGAGACATATCCGACAAGCAGTTATTTCATAAGTTATCATTAATTGCTTTTTTTGCTTGGGTAGGCCTTGGTGCAGACGGGCTTTCGTCATCCTGTTACGGTCCTGAAGAAGCTTTCCGGGCTCTGGGAACACATACGAACTTAGGTATATTAATTGCTATCGCTTCCGCTATAACAGTTATCATAATTGGAATGAGTTATTCCCAAATAATAGAGTTGTTTCCTTCCGGTGGCGGCGGGTATCTGGTGGCAAGCAGGTTACTTTCCCCCGCCGCAGGTATGGTTTCCGGATGCGCATTGCTTATAGATTATGTACTCACGATTGCTGTTTCTGTTTCAAGCGGTGCAAGCGCATTATTCAGTTTTTTTCCGCCCGGCTGGTACCCATTCAGGGTTTATTTTGCGGCGCTGATGATTTTATTCCTGATAATTTTGAATTTAAGGGGAGTAAAGGAATCAGTTTTATTTTTAACACCCATCTTTGTGGTATTTATAGCAACCCATCTTTTTGTAATAATCTACGCTATTATGATGCATTCGTTTGATATTGGCACTACCGTAAGCACAACTGTGGTTGATTTCAAAAGTACCACTGCAAGTATCGGATATTTGGGAGTTTTCTTTTTACTTATACGCGCTTACAGCATGGGTGCCGGTACGTATACAGGTATTGAGGCGGTTAGCAATGGAATGTCTGTTCTGCGCGAACCGAAAGTAAAAACAGCGAAGCGAACGATGAATTATATGATGATTTCCCTTTCACTTACTGTCATGGGCCTTATGACGGCGTATGTTTTATACAAGGTTGTGCATGTTCCGGGAAAAACTTTGAATGCCGTTCTCTTTGAAAATATTATCGCTGGATGGAATGTAAATGTAGGTAAAACATTTTTGCTGACAATAATAGTTTCTGAAACAGCTTTGCTTTTTGTTGCAGCGCAGACAGGATTTTTGGGAGGCCCCAGGGTGTTGGCAAACATGGCCTTGGACAGGTGGTTTCCCACGCGTTTCAGCATGCTCAGCGACAGGTTTGTTACGCAAAACGGGATTTTGCTTATGGGTGGAGCGGCATTGTTGATGCTTATCGTGTCGCGCGGGTCTATAGCTTTCCTGATAATTCTTTATTCAATTAACGTGTTCATTACATTTTTTCTTTCCCAGCTGGGCATGGTGCGCCATTGGTGGCAGGTAAGGGCTGAATATGACAAGTGGAAGAAAAAACTTTTAATAAATGGTATTGGATTGCTTCTTACATCATTCATTCTTGTATCCATGATCATAATAAAATTCGGTGAAGGCGGTTGGATAACTTTATTTATAACCTTAGCCCTGGTTTTATTGGCAATCGCTATACGGCGCCATTACATCAATACCTTAAAACTCCTGAAAAGGTTAAATGACCTGGTGCAGGTTGCTTCAATTTCTCCGTCAGAAAAATCTTCTGAACCTAAAAAAACAATCGAATTTAATCCTAAAGAGAAAACGGCGGTACTGTTTGTAAACGGGTTTAACGGCCTGGGCCTGCATACCCTGTTTAATGTTTTCAGGTTGTTTGGTGCAATTTATAAAAATTATGTATTTGTTTATGTAGGCACAATTGATGCAGGTAACTTCAACAGCAGGGAACAGATTGATAAATTTAAGGAAAATATAAAGGAAGAAATTGACAAATATGTGCAATTTGTTAAAAAGAACGGGTATTATTCCGAGGCTGTTACAGTGATAGGCACGGATGTGGTAAATGAAAGTGATGGAATTGCTTCACAAGTACTGGAACGTTTTCCCAACAGCGTTTTCTTCGGCGGGCAGCTGGTTTTTCCCAAAGAAACATTTTTTTCAAAACTGCTTCACAACTATACGGTTTTTGCTATTCAGAGAATTCTTTATTCAAAAGGCATTCCCTTCATCATACTTCCTATAAGAGTCTACTAA
- a CDS encoding NAD(+)/NADH kinase: MKKILIVYNPIKREAVAELKNLKKWFYSNKQNEVTALSSDAKILPEADICITLGGDGTILRVAKIIAPLGIPVLGVNTGSLGFLAGTDPGEMFSIIEKSISGKFKIEERLMLDIETSGKSYLALNDCVIRSGSSSRVILLNVKVNNLALAEYIGDGLIISTPTGSTAYSLAAGGPIVSPKLPLFIVSPICPHTLSQRPIILSSDSNIVTEVPKYKSNKNIVISIDGQENFNISSGAAIAVKKSKYKLKLIAHPDKSYFNILRSKFNWGMISDVRRTHR, encoded by the coding sequence ATGAAGAAGATACTGATAGTCTATAACCCTATAAAACGGGAAGCGGTGGCGGAACTAAAAAATCTCAAAAAATGGTTCTATTCCAATAAACAAAACGAAGTAACCGCCCTGTCCTCGGACGCAAAAATACTTCCCGAAGCGGATATCTGCATAACCCTTGGCGGCGACGGGACAATTTTGCGGGTTGCAAAAATAATTGCGCCGTTAGGCATCCCGGTCCTGGGCGTAAACACGGGTTCTCTCGGGTTTTTAGCAGGAACAGACCCAGGTGAAATGTTTTCAATTATTGAAAAAAGTATTTCGGGCAAATTCAAAATTGAAGAACGGTTAATGCTTGATATTGAAACATCAGGTAAAAGTTATCTGGCGCTTAATGATTGCGTTATCAGGTCAGGCTCGTCTTCGCGGGTAATTCTGTTGAACGTAAAAGTAAATAACCTGGCTCTGGCGGAATATATCGGCGACGGTTTGATTATCTCCACCCCTACCGGGTCCACGGCGTATTCTTTAGCGGCCGGCGGGCCTATTGTCAGCCCAAAACTGCCCCTGTTTATCGTTTCGCCGATTTGCCCGCACACATTATCGCAAAGGCCGATTATATTATCCTCAGACAGCAATATTGTAACAGAAGTGCCGAAATATAAATCCAATAAAAACATAGTCATTTCCATTGACGGCCAGGAAAATTTTAATATTTCTTCCGGGGCGGCCATAGCGGTAAAAAAATCAAAATATAAACTAAAACTCATCGCCCATCCGGACAAGAGCTACTTTAATATTCTTCGCTCTAAATTTAACTGGGGAATGATTTCAGATGTTAGAAGAACTCACCGTTAA
- the recN gene encoding DNA repair protein RecN, which yields MLEELTVKNYALIENLKLEFTNKLNIFTGETGAGKSITIEALGLLLGDRASAGVVRTGTPKSVITGVFSIEHSPEIKKILKEQDLELEENTIILRREIDAAGKSKCYCNDQPVTAQFASKIGDVLVDIHGQNEHQTLLKSNNQLSIIDKYGDLLELRSKITEQNRQYQGLQDEIDNLKLSAQQREHKIDLYKFQVKEIDAAQLKPNTEEEIDSILPQLKNSEKIIKLVSEAHEILSGEETSVISNVQKVSQLIESINTISEGAFAGDAKLEGIISQLKDASTELDKYRDKLEVDPKELDKLIEKKDLILKLKKKYGATAQEIIDYREKIGLELNKLLHGEENLAELEKKIKLIEKKLLELCEDLSQKRKKVCTKLEKLVEKEIQDLGMAKAKFKIGLEKDLTPENKPKITNSGFDTIEFLFSPNLGEEPRPLKEIASGGEMSRTMLALKVVLGKASDVPVMVFDEIDAGVSGPMSSVIGSKLEEISKSRQVFCVTHMAQIAGYAQTHYKVEKSARAGRTFTEVIVLGTKTARIEEMARMLSGGKITDTTRKHAEELLKK from the coding sequence ATGTTAGAAGAACTCACCGTTAAAAACTACGCGCTGATAGAAAACCTGAAACTGGAATTTACGAACAAACTAAACATTTTCACGGGCGAGACTGGTGCGGGCAAATCAATTACCATTGAAGCCCTGGGGCTTTTGCTCGGTGACCGCGCTTCCGCAGGGGTTGTACGCACCGGAACACCAAAAAGCGTTATCACGGGCGTTTTCAGCATTGAACATAGCCCGGAAATAAAGAAAATCCTGAAAGAACAGGACCTGGAACTTGAAGAAAATACCATAATTCTCCGCCGGGAAATAGATGCGGCCGGCAAATCCAAATGTTACTGCAACGACCAGCCGGTAACAGCGCAGTTTGCTTCAAAAATCGGAGATGTATTGGTTGATATTCACGGGCAAAATGAACACCAGACACTGCTAAAATCAAACAATCAGCTTAGCATAATTGACAAATACGGTGATTTGCTTGAACTTCGTTCGAAAATCACCGAGCAAAACCGCCAGTACCAGGGATTGCAGGATGAAATTGATAATTTAAAACTTAGCGCGCAGCAGCGCGAGCATAAAATTGACCTTTATAAGTTCCAGGTTAAAGAAATAGATGCCGCGCAGCTGAAACCTAATACCGAAGAAGAGATAGACAGCATCCTTCCCCAGCTTAAAAATTCGGAAAAGATAATAAAACTTGTCTCTGAAGCCCATGAAATACTTTCCGGTGAAGAAACCTCGGTTATCAGCAATGTGCAGAAGGTAAGCCAGTTGATTGAAAGCATAAATACGATTTCAGAAGGCGCCTTTGCCGGCGATGCAAAATTAGAAGGAATAATTTCGCAGTTAAAGGACGCTTCAACTGAACTTGATAAATACCGCGATAAATTAGAAGTTGACCCGAAAGAATTGGATAAACTCATAGAAAAAAAAGATCTGATACTTAAATTAAAGAAAAAATACGGCGCCACGGCGCAGGAAATTATAGATTACCGCGAAAAAATCGGCCTTGAACTTAATAAATTGCTCCATGGCGAAGAAAATCTCGCAGAGCTTGAGAAAAAAATCAAATTGATCGAAAAAAAGCTCCTGGAACTTTGTGAAGATTTGTCGCAAAAACGCAAAAAGGTCTGTACAAAGCTCGAAAAACTTGTAGAAAAAGAAATCCAGGACCTGGGAATGGCAAAAGCAAAATTCAAAATAGGTTTAGAAAAAGATTTAACTCCGGAAAACAAACCAAAGATAACAAACAGCGGGTTTGATACCATAGAATTTTTATTTTCGCCGAATTTGGGCGAAGAACCCAGGCCGCTTAAGGAAATTGCCTCCGGCGGCGAAATGTCGCGCACCATGCTTGCGTTAAAAGTTGTACTGGGCAAAGCGTCCGATGTGCCGGTTATGGTTTTTGACGAAATAGATGCAGGCGTCAGCGGCCCCATGAGCAGTGTAATAGGTTCAAAACTTGAAGAAATTTCAAAAAGCAGGCAGGTTTTTTGCGTTACCCATATGGCTCAGATTGCAGGTTATGCGCAAACCCATTATAAAGTAGAAAAAAGCGCAAGAGCCGGCAGAACCTTCACGGAAGTTATTGTTTTAGGCACAAAAACGGCCCGCATTGAAGAAATGGCGCGCATGTTAAGCGGTGGAAAAATTACCGATACCACCAGAAAACACGCAGAAGAATTGTTAAAAAAGTAA
- a CDS encoding radical SAM protein, with the protein MLTRYNLQNAKTILNKSEPDDEDPFIGTVNPYTGCEHRCQYCYVQSEKYQPYKNKADFFYTIGIKQNAQSLLEEQFSKGLPYGMISIGSSSDPYQPAEKEHKITRKILETTNKFGYPVNIFTKSDMIMRDLDLLKSIADKSFAVVSVSMITLDVKTCEIFEQAAPPTQKRLEMMKELNKNGIVTGCSLMPVLPYITDSAENLDKLIEGVKKHGGRYVWEGCLTLRDNQYKKYREVLLKDYPGLLQKYNKLYGSRISPSYDYRNNLHKTINGLIKKYGLHSGLSFITKDKRWGKGLTPVQLDLI; encoded by the coding sequence ATGCTTACCAGATATAACCTGCAGAATGCAAAAACTATCCTTAATAAATCCGAACCCGATGATGAAGACCCTTTTATAGGCACAGTAAATCCATACACAGGGTGCGAGCACAGGTGCCAGTACTGCTATGTCCAGTCGGAAAAATACCAGCCGTACAAAAACAAGGCGGATTTTTTTTATACAATCGGAATAAAACAGAACGCGCAGTCGCTTCTTGAAGAACAATTTTCAAAAGGGCTTCCTTACGGGATGATTTCTATAGGTTCTTCAAGCGACCCATACCAGCCGGCGGAAAAAGAACACAAAATCACAAGGAAAATCCTTGAAACAACAAACAAGTTCGGTTATCCTGTCAATATTTTCACTAAATCCGATATGATTATGCGGGATTTGGACCTGCTTAAAAGCATAGCGGATAAAAGTTTTGCGGTTGTATCGGTTTCAATGATTACGCTTGATGTAAAAACCTGTGAAATATTCGAACAGGCCGCGCCTCCTACGCAGAAACGGCTTGAAATGATGAAAGAGTTAAATAAAAACGGCATAGTTACCGGTTGTTCACTGATGCCGGTGCTTCCTTATATAACCGACAGCGCTGAAAATCTTGATAAATTGATTGAGGGTGTTAAAAAGCACGGCGGCCGGTATGTCTGGGAAGGCTGTCTGACACTCCGCGACAATCAATATAAGAAATATAGGGAAGTCCTTCTTAAGGATTACCCGGGATTACTGCAGAAATATAACAAATTGTATGGTTCGCGGATTTCCCCCTCATACGATTACAGAAATAATCTCCATAAAACAATAAACGGGCTGATAAAGAAATATGGGCTGCACTCAGGTTTATCGTTTATTACAAAAGACAAACGCTGGGGCAAGGGCCTCACCCCGGTCCAATTGGATTTAATTTAG